The following proteins are co-located in the Triticum aestivum cultivar Chinese Spring chromosome 1A, IWGSC CS RefSeq v2.1, whole genome shotgun sequence genome:
- the LOC123053244 gene encoding caffeoylshikimate esterase: MDVQYHEEYVRNPRGVQLFTCGWLPASSSPKALVFLCHGYGMECSVFMRACGFKLAAAGYGVFGIDYEGHGKSMGARCYIQKFDRLVADCDRFFKSICDMEEYRSKSRFLYGESMGGAVALLLHRRDPAFWDGAVLVAPMCKISEKVKPHPVVVTLLTQVEELIPTWKIVPTKDVIDSAFKDPLKREHIRRNKLIYQDKPRLKTALELLRTSMDVEDSLAEVSMPFFILHGEADTVTDPEVSRALYDRAASADKTIKLYPGMWHGLTAGEPDDNVELVFADIVAWLNKRSHHRKPEHGGRVGSAPSEPARYQRRPVSGGSGMDSPVSIPRRRGGFLCGQCRM; this comes from the exons ATGGACGTGCAATACCATGAG GAATACGTGAGGAATCCGAGGGGGGTGCAGCTCTTCACATGCGGCTGGCTGCCCGCTTCTTCCTCGCCCAAGGCGCTCGTCTTCCTTTGCCATG GATATGGCATGGAATGCAGCGTCTTCATGAGAG CGTGCGGGTTCAAGTTGGCCGCGGCGGGGTACGGCGTGTTCGGCATCGACTACGAAGGCCACGGCAAGTCCATGGGCGCCAGATGCTACATCCAGAAGTTTGACCGCCTCGTCGCCGACTGCGACCGCTTCTTCAAGTCCATCTGCG ACATGGAGGAGTACCGGAGCAAGAGCCGGTTCCTGTACGGCGAGTCCATGGGCGGCGCCGTCGCCCTGCTGCTGCACAGGAGGGACCCGGCCTTCTGGGACGGCGCCGTCCTCGTGGCGCCCATGTGCAAG ATATCGGAGAAGGTGAAGCCGCATCCGGTGGTGGTGACCCTGCTGACGCAGGTGGAGGAGCTCATCCCGACCTGGAAGATCGTGCCCACCAAGGACGTGATCGACTCCGCCTTCAAGGACCCCCTCAAGCGCGAGCACATCAGGAGGAACAAGCTCATCTACCAGGACAAGCCGCGGCTCAAGACGGCGCTGGAGCTGCTCAGGACCAGCATGGACGTCGAGGACAGCCTCGCCGAGGTGAGCATGCCCTTCTTCATCCTGCACGGCGAGGCCGACACCGTCACCGACCCGGAGGTCAGCCGCGCGCTCTACGACCGGGCCGCCAGCGCCGACAAGACCATCAAGCTCTACCCCGGGATGTGGCACGGCCtcaccgccggcgagcccgacgacAATGTGGAGCTGGTCTTTGCCGACATCGTCGCCTGGCTCAACAAGCGCAGCCATCATCGCAAACCTGAACACGGCGGCCGGGTAGGAAGTGCCCCGTCGGAGCCTGCAAGGTACCAACGGCGGCCGGTTTCCGGCGGCAGCGGCATGGACAGCCCGGTGTCGATACCTCGGCGGCGAGGTGGCTTCCTCTGCGGGCAATGTAGAATGTAA
- the LOC123053236 gene encoding UDP-glucuronic acid decarboxylase 2, with amino-acid sequence MASELTYRGGAASPSAGAAGAAGEYSSAKPACSKPLAWLPRAARYAAAEHRPLFALVGMLVAAAIFCLAAPSGSGPAATPYSSGRAAAVSGALTRFSVDPAARNPGRQFVAGKVPLGLKRKGLRVLVTGGAGFVGSHLVDRLVARGDSVIVVDNLFTGRKENVMHHFGNPNFEMIRHDVVEPILLEVDQIYHLACPASPVHYKYNPVKTIKTNVVGTLNMLGLAKRIGARFLLTSTSEVYGDPLQHPQVETYWGNVNPIGVRSCYDEGKRTAETLTMDYHRGANLEVRIARIFNTYGPRMCIDDGRVVSNFVAQALRKEPLTVYGDGKQTRSFQYVSDLVEGLMRLMEGDHIGPFNLGNPGEFTMLELAKVVQDTIDPNARIEFRENTQDDPHKRKPDITKAKEQLGWEPKIALRDGLPLMVTDFRKRIFGDQDSATTATEGQ; translated from the exons ATGGCGTCCGAGCTCACGTACCGCGGCGGGGCGGCGTCCCCGTCCGCGGGCGCCGCCGGGGCCGCCGGCGAGTACTCGTCCGCGAAGCCCGCCTGCTCCAAGCCGCTCGCGTggctgccccgcgccgcccgctACGCCGCGGCCGAGCACCGCCCGCTCTTCGCCCTCGTCGGCAtgctcgtcgccgccgccatcttctGCCTCGCTGCCCCCTCCGGCTCCGGCCCGGCCGCCACGCCCTACTCCTCCGgacgcgccgccgccgtctccggcGCGCTCACCCGCTTCTCCGTCGACCCCGCCGCGCGCAACCCCGGCCGCCAGTTCGTGGCCGGAAAGGTGCCCCTCGGGCTCAAGCGCAAGGGGCTCCGCGTCCTCGTCACCGGCGGCGCCGGCTTCGTGGGCAGCCACCTGGTGGACCGCCTGGTGGCGCGCGGCGACAGCGTGATCGTGGTGGACAACCTCTTCACGGGCCGCAAGGAGAACGTGATGCACCACTTCGGCAACCCCAACTTCGAGATgatccgccacgacgtcgtcgagCCCATCCTCCTCGAGGTCGACCAGATCTACCATCTCGCCTGCCCCGCATCCCCCGTCCACTACAAGTACAACCCCGTCAAGACAATC AAGACCAATGTGGTTGGTACGCTCAACATGCTTGGACTGGCCAAGCGGATCGGCGCCAGGTTCCTCCTCACCAGCACCAGTGAGGTCTACGGTGATCCCCTCCAGCACCCTCAGGTGGAGACCTACTGGGGCAATGTCAACCCCATCG GTGTCAGGAGTTGCTACGATGAGGGCAAGCGTACAGCTGAAACCTTGACCATGGACTACCACCGTGGTGCCAACCTTGAG GTTAGGATTGCTCGGATCTTCAACACCTATGGCCCACGCATGTGCATTGACGATGGCCGTGTTGTCAGCAACTTTGTTGCTCAG GCGCTAAGGAAGGAGCCTTTGACGGTTTACGGCGATGGCAAGCAGACCAGGAGTTTCCAATACGTTTCTGATTTG GTTGAGGGGTTGATGAGGCTGATGGAAGGTGACCACATAGGGCCATTCAACTTGGGTAACCCTGGTGAGTTCACCATGCTGGAGCTGGCCAAGGTTGTCCAGGACACCATCGACCCGAATGCACGGATCGAGTTCCGTGAGAACACCCAGGACGACCCGCACAAGCGCAAGCCAGACATCACCAAGGCCAAGGAGCAGCTCGGGTGGGAGCCGAAGATCGCCCTCCGTGACGGTCTTCCCCTCATGGTCACTGACTTCCGCAAGCGGATCTTCGGCGACCAAGATAgcgccaccaccgccaccgaagGCCAGTAA